The genomic region TCCTGCTCGGCGCCGCCTGCATGCCGCACATCATGATGCGGCTCCACCCGGTCCGCGACGCCTGGACCGCCCGCCGGGCCGGCATCTGGGCCGTCGGCCCCGTCGCCCTGCTCTGCGTCGGCATCGTCATCGTCGGACTCGGAGCCTCCGCCCTGGTGGGCCGGGAGCTGCTGCACGCCGCCGACCCGGCCGGCGGCACCTCCCTGCTGATGGTGACCAGCGCCCTGGACCCGGGTGCGGCCGGTCCCCGCGACAGCCCTCTGTTCGCACTCGTGGCCTGCGCCGCGTTCGCCACCACGCTCGCCGCCGTCGCCGGGATCACCCTGGCCGCCGCCTCTTCCCTGGCCCGCGACTTCACGGTGAAGTCGGGCGCCCAGGGCGAGGGCAAGGCCTCCAGCAGGGAGATCCGGCGCGCCCGCTGGGCCGTCGTCGGCATCGGGGCACTCGCCGTCCTCCTCTCGGCGTACACCCACGACCGCAACCCCCAGGTGCTGCTCTCCCTGTCCTTCGCGGCGGCGGCCTCGGTCCTGCCGCCCGTCCTGCTGTACGCCCTGTTCCGGCCGCGCTTCAACGCCCGCGGGGTGCGATGGACCGTGTACGGGACGCTTCCGCTGATCGGGATCCTGATGGTCCTGTCCCCGGCGTTCTCCGGCACACCGATCGCGCTCTTCCCGGAGTGGGACTTCGACGTCTTCCCGCTCCAGACCCCGGGCCTGGTCACGATCCCCGCGGGATTCCTGCTCGGGCTGCTGGGATCGGGGAAGGACCCCGACGCGGCGCCCGACGACCGGCACCGCCACCGGATCCGCCGGGCACCCGTACGCGACGGCGCCTGAGCGCGATCCCGGAAGGCGCTACAGGCCGAGCTCGGCCGTGTGCAGCCGGGCCAGCGCGTCCTTGTCGCCCTCCAGCTCCACCCGGGCCGCGTCCTGCCGCCCGGCGGCGAACAGCAGCAGCTCACCCGGCTCCCCGGTGACCGTCACCACCGGGGTGCCCTTGTGGGCCACCGCCGTCTGACCGTCCGGGCGGCGCAGCACCAGCCCCACCGGGGCCCGGCGGCCCAGCATCCGTGCCGTCTTCTCCGTACGCGACCACAACACGTCGGCGAAGACCGGATCGAGGTCCCGCTGCGACCAGTCGGGCTGGGCCCGGCGCACGTCCTCCGCGTGGATGTAGAACTCGACGGTGTTGGCCGCCTCGTCCAGCTGCTTCAGACCGAAGGGCGAGAAACGCGGGGGACCCGTTCGGATGAGCTGGATCAGCTCCTCGTACGGCTTGGCGGCGAATTCGGCCTGGACCCGCTCCAGCCGGTTCTTCAGAGCACCCAGCATGATCCCGCCCGCCGCGTCGGCGCGGCGTTCACGAACCACGACATGGGCGGCCAGGTCACGGGTCTTCCAGCCGTCGCACAGGGTCTGGGCCTCGGGACCCGCCGCTTCCAACAGGTCGGCGAGCAGAAGACGTTCACGCTTCGCATGGGTCGACATGCCCGCCAGCGTACGGCCGACGCCCGCGGTCCGCCCAGTGGACGCACGACCGGACGGCCCCGTCCGGGGCGGCACAATGGGCGCATGACCAGCACGCCCGGCTCCACGCCCGCCAGCAATCTCGACCCGGCCGTCGCCGCCCGCCTCAAGCGCGGCCCCGACGGACTGTTCCCGGCCATCGCCCAGCAGTACGACACGGGTGAGGTGCTCATGCTCGGCTGGATGGACGACGAGGCGCTGCACCGCACCCTCACCACGGGCCGCTGCACCTACTGGTCCCGCAGCCGCCGGGAGTACTGGGTCAAGGGCGACACCTCCGGCCACATCCAGCAGGTCAGGTCCGTCGCCCTCGACTGCGACGCCGACACGGTCCTGGTGAAGGTCGACCAGACGGGTGCCGCCTGCCACACCGGCGACCGCACCTGCTTCGACAAGGACGTCCTTCCGCTCACCGCGCCCCGATAAGGTCAGCCGCCATGGATCTCGAGACCTTCCGCAAGCTCGCCGTCGACCGGCGTGTCATCCCCGTCAGCCGCCGGCTCCTCGCGGACGGTGACACCCCCGTCGGGCTCTACCGCAAGCTCGCGGCAGAACGCACCGGCACGTTCCTCCTCGAATCCGCGGAGAACGGCCGCACCTGGTCCCGCTACTCCTTCATCGGGGTACGCAGCGCCGCCACCCTGACCTCCGTCGACGGACAGGCCCACTGGCTGGGCACCCCACCCGTCGGCGTCCCCGTCGAAGGCGACCCGCTACAGGCGCTCCGGGCCACCGTCGAGACCCTGCACACCCCCCGCGACCTGGTCGGCGACGAGGGCCTGCCGCCATTCACCGGCGGCATGGTCGGCTACCTCGGCTACGACGTCGTACGCCGACTGGAGCGGATCACCGAGCACGGCGGCGACGACCTGAAGCTCCCCGAGCTCACCATGCTGCTCACCTCGGACCTCGCCGTGCTCGACCACGGGAACGGCACCGTCCTGCTGATCGCCAACGCGATCAACCACAACGACCTGGACACCGGGGTCGACGAGGCCTACCAGGACGCGGTCGCCCGGCTCGACGCCATGGAACGCGACCTCTCCAGGCCCGTGGAGAACGCCCCCGCCGCGCTGCCGCCCTCCGAGCTCCCGCCGTACACCGCGCTCTGGGGCGGCCAGGCGTTCATGGACGCCGTCGAGGACGTCAAGGAGCGGATCAGGGCGGGAGAGGCCTTCCAGGTCGTCCCCTCCCAGCGCTTCGAGACGCCCTGCACGGCGAGTGCCCTGGACGTCTACCGGGTCCTCCGCGCCACCAACCCGTCGCCGTACATGTACCTCTTCCGCTTCGACGGTTTCGACGTCGTCGGCTCCAGCCCCGAGGCGCTCGTCAAGGTCGAGGACGGCCGGGCGATGGTTCACCCCATCGCCGGTACCAGGCACCGCGGCGCCACCCCGCAGGAGGACCAGGCACTCGCCGACGAGCTCCTCGCCGACCCGAAGGAACGCGCCGAGCACCTGATGCTCGTCGACCTCGGCCGCAACGACCTGGGACGGGTCTGCGAGCCCGGCAGCGTCGAGGTCGTCGACTTCATGTCGGTCGAGCGGTACTCGCACGTGATGCACATCGTCTCCACCGTCACCGGACGCGTCGCCGAGGGCCGCGGCGCCTTCGACGTCCTCACCGCGTGCTTCCCCGCCGGCACGCTCTCCGGAGCGCCCAAGCCCCGCGCCCTGCAGATCATCGAGGAGCTCGAACCCAGCCGCCGGGGGCTGTACGGGGGCTGCGTCGGCTACCTCGACTTCGCGGGGGACTCCGACACCGCCATCGCCATCCGGACCGCCCTGCTCCGCGACGGCACCGCGTACGTCCAGGCGGGCGCGGGCATCGTCGCGGACTCCGACCCGGTCGCCGAGGACATGGAGTGCCGGAACAAGGCCGCCGCGGTCCTGCGAGCCGTGCACACGGCCAACCGCCTCGGGGCTCACTGAGACCGGCCGGCGGAAGAGGAGCGGCGTGACGGGGCCGGGCACGCACCCCCGTCCGCCGGTCGGTCCGAGCCGGTAGGGGATAGTGGAGTACGTGAGTGCTGTCCCCGTACCCCAGCCCCGTGCCCGAGCCGCCTCCGCGCCCGACAGCGCGGGAAGCCGCCGAAGCCTGGCCGCCGGCCTGCTCCTCGGAGCGGCCGGTGCCACCGTCGTCCTCCTCGCCTCCGGGCAGACCTGGGCCGAGGGCAAGGCGGCCGTCGGAGGCGGCACCCTTCCGCTCAGCGCCGACGGCCAGGACGTCACCGGCCTCCCCGCCGCCCTCGCCGTCGTCGGCCTGGCCGCCCTCGTCGCCGTCTTCGCAGTCCGCGGCGGAGGCCGGCTGATCGTCGCCGGACTGCTGGCCCTCAGCGGCCTCGGCGCCGGACTGAGCGCCTGGTCCGGAGCCTCGGACAGCGCGGCCCTGGACGAGCGGGCCGCACAGACCACGGGCAACACCTCGGCCACCGTCGACGCCCTCAGCCACACCGCCTGGCCCTACGTCACCGCGGCCGGCGGGCTGCTCATCCTGCTCGCCGGACTGCTCGCCCTGCGCTACGGCAGCCGCTGGCCGGCCATGTCGGGACGGTACGAGCGGGACGGCACGCCCCGCCCCCGCAAGGCCCCCCGCACCGCCCCGGACCCCGACCGGCCCGAGGAACTGTGGAAGGCCCTGGACCGCGGCGAGGACCCGACGCGCGAGGCATGACCCCCAGCCTCACGTCCACCGGCACGTACGGGACAATGGCAGCAAGCTTTCGTAAGCGCGACACCTTCAGCGCAACACCAACTAGGAGCAACTCATGGCGGGCAGCAGCCACGGACACACCCCGGCCGCCTGGACCGGTGTCATCATCTCCTTCATCGGCTTCTGCATCGCCGGCCTCTTCATGGTCGCGGCGAACACGCTCGGCTTCTGGGCCGGTATCGCCGTCGTCCTCCTCGGCGGGGTCGTCGGTCTCGCCATGAAGATGGCGGGCCTCGGCATGCCGAAGGAGTCCGCGGAGATGGCGGCCGCCAGGGCCCGCGCCTCCCGGGCCCAGATCACGGTCTGACCGGTCACGAGCACCGGCGACACGACGCGAGGCGCGGCCCGGGCAGGGCTGCGCCTCGCGCCGTGAGCGGGGACAATCGGCCCGTGGACGCCTCAGCCTCTCCCGCAGCCGCCGCCCCGGACCAGCCCCCCGTGCGGGGCCCCGGTCCGCAGGCCCCCGCCCCGGTCTCCCGGCTCCGCCGGCTCGCCACGCCCGTCGGGGTCCTCGCCGCCGTCGTCGGAGCCTTCGGCTACGTCGCCACGGTCGACCCCAACGAGCCCGGCCACTACCCGGTCTGCCCCATGCTCCGCTTCACCGGCGTGTTCTGCCCCGGATGCGGCGGGCTGCGCAGCGCCCACGCGTTCGCCCACGGAGACCTGGCCGCCGCCCTCGGCGCCAACGCCCTGGCCGTCGTCGGCTACGGCGTCTTCGCCGCGGTCTGGGTGCTCTGGGCGGTCCGCGCGAGCCGGGGCAGGCCCCTGCGGATCGGCCTCGCACCCGGCTACTGGTGGGGTGTCGGCGCGGTGCTGCTGGTGTTCTCCGTGGTCAGGAATCTGCCCTTCGGCTCGGCGCTGGCGCCCTGAATGACCAGGTAGTGGGACGTAAGGCCGCCGGATGCGGGCCCTGAGCCGTCCTGCGGATACCATCGAGATGGCTGATCCTGTACCCATCACCGCTTCGGAAGGGGGCCGCTCGCGTGAGTGTGCTCGACGAGATCATTGACGGCGTTCGCGCCGACCTCGCGGAGCGGCAGGCGCGCGTCAGCCTCGACGAGCTCAAGGAACGCGCCGCGCGCGCTCCCCAGGCCAAGGACGGAGTCGCCGCCCTGCGCGGCGAGGGTGTGACCGTCATCTGCGAGGTCAAGCGTTCCAGCCCCTCCAAGGGGGCCCTTGCCGCCATCGCCGACCCGGCCGCGCTCGCCGCCGACTACGAGGCCGGCGGGGCATCCGTCATCTCGGTCCTCACCGAGGAGCGCCGCTTCGGCGGCTCGCTCGCCGACCTGGAGGCCGTCCGCGCCAAGGTCGACATCCCGGTCCTGCGCAAGGACTTCATCGTCACCTCGTACCAGCTGTGGGAGGCACGCGCCTACGGCGCCGACCTCGCCCTGCTGATCGTCGCCGCCCTCGACCAGGAGGCCCTCGTCTCGCTGATCGAGCGGGCCGAGTCGATCGGCCTGACGCCGCTCGTCGAGGCCCACGACGAGGAGGAGGCGGAGCGCGCGGTGGACGCCGGGGCGAAGATCATCGGTGTCAACGCGCGCAACCTGAAGGACCTCAAGGTCGACCGTTCCACCTTCGAACGCGTCGCCCCCGAGATCCCCGACCACATCGTCAAGGTCGCCGAGTCCGGCGTCCGCGGCCCGCACGACCTCATCGCCTACGCCAACGCCGGCGCGGACGCGGTGCTGGTCGGCGAGTCCCTGGTCACCGGCCGGGACCCCCGCGCCGCCGTCGCCGACCTGGTCGCCGCAGGCGCCCACCCGGCACTCAGGCACGGACGGAGCTGATCCCACCCGTGCCCGCCGACCGTCCCTCCGCCCGCATCCGGCCGGGCCTGCGCCCCGCCGCCGCGAGCGCCCGGGACCCGCACGCGCCGCTGGCGCGCGGCTGCCGCCCCCGCGGCTGCCGCGCCCCCGCCCGGCGGGTGCACGGCCGGCGCGTGCGGTACGTGATCGGCGACGAACCGGGCCAGGTGAACGGGATGCGATGGCGCACGGGGTCCGCGCCGTAGCGAGCCCCGGCCGTCGCCCGTCCCCCCGTACAGGGGGATCCGCACGCCCCACCGCACCGACCGTCCACCGGTCGGCGCGGCGCTCCGCCCATGGCGCATACGGTGACATCACCCGTTGCGATTCGAGGAGCACGTCGCATGTCGTCCGACTTCTTCATCCCGGACCCCGAGGGTCTGATCCCCAGCGCCGAGGGGTACTTCGGCGCGTTCGGTGGCAAGTTCATCCCGGAGGCGCTGGTCGCCGCCGTGGACGAGGTGGCCGTCGAATACGACAAGGCCAAGGCGGACCCGGCCTTCGCCGCCGAGCTCAACCAGCTCATGGTCGACTACACGGGCCGGCCCAGCGCGCTGACCGAGGTCTCGCGCTTCGCCGAGCACGCCGGAGGCGCCCGCGTCTTCCTCAAGCGTGAGGACCTCAACCACACCGGCTCGCACAAGATCAACAACGTGCTCGGCCAGGCCCTGCTCACCAAGCGCATGGGCAAGACCCGCGTCATCGCGGAGACCGGAGCCGGGCAGCACGGTGTCGCCACCGCGACCGCGTGCGCCCTCTTCGGGCTCGAGTGCACCATCTACATGGGCGAGATCGACACCGAGCGGCAGGCGCTGAACGTGGCGCGCATGCGGATGCTCGGCGCCGAGGTCGTCGCGGTGAAGTCCGGCTCCAGGACCCTCAAGGACGCCATCAACGAGGCGTTCCGGGACTGGGTCGCCAATGTGGACCGCACCCACTACCTCTTCGGCACGGTCGCCGGGCCGCACCCCTTCCCGGCGATGGTCCGCGACTTCCACCGGGTGATCGGTGTCGAGGCCCGCCGCCAGATCCTCGAGCGCGCCGGCCGGCTGCCGGACGCCGCTGTCGCCTGCGTCGGCGGCGGCTCCAACGCCATCGGCCTCTTCCACGCCTTCATCCCGGACGCGGACGTCCGGCTGATCGGCTGCGAACCCGCCGGACACGGTGTGGAGACCGGCGAGCACGCGGCGACCCTGACCGCGGGCGAGCCCGGAATCCTGCACGGCTCCCGCAGCTACGTCCTCCAGGACGAGGAGGGCCAGATCACCGAGCCGTACTCGATCTCGGCCGGACTCGACTACCCCGGCATCGGCCCCGAGCACGCGTACCTCAAGGACGTCGGCCGCGGCGAGTACCGCGCCGTCACCGACGACGCCGCCATGCAGGCGCTGCGTCTCCTCTCCCGCACCGAGGGGATCATCCCGGCCATCGAGAGCGCGCACGCGCTGGCCGGCGCCCTAGAGGTCGGACGGGAGCTCGGCCCGGACGGACTGATCCTGATCAACCTGTCCGGCCGCGGCGACAAGGACATGGACACGGCAGCCCGCTACTTCGGGCTGTACGACGGTGCGGACGCGGTCGTCGAGGCCGATGTCGCCGACGGAGAGGAAGAGGTCACCAAGTGAGCGGCAACCGAGAGCTTCTCGAATCGACGCTGGCCAAGGCCGCGTCCGAGGACCGGGCGGCGCTCATCGCCTACCTGCCCGGAGGCTTCCCGACCGTCGACGGCGGCATCGCGGCCGTCAAGGCGGCCGTCCAGGGCGGCGCCGACGTCATCGAGGTGGGCCTCCCGCACAGCGACCCGGTGCTCGACGGGCCGGTCATCCAGACCGCCGACGACATCGCGCTGCGCGGCGGAGTCAAGATCGCCGACATCATGCGTACGGTCCGTGAGACGCACGAGGCGACGGGCGCGCCGATCCTCGTCATGACGTACTGGAACCCGATCGACCGGTACGGCGTGGAGCGCTTCACCGCCGAGCTCGCCGAGGCGGGCGGAGCCGGGTGCATCCTGCCCGACCTGCCTGTCCAGGAGTCCGGACCGTGGAGGGAGCACGCCGACAAGCACGGTCTCGCCACCGTCTTCGTCGTCGCCCCGAGCAGCAAGGACGCGCGCCTCGCCACCATCACGGCGGCAGGATCGGGCTTCGTCTACGCCTCCTCGCTGATGGGCGTCACCGGCACCCGCGAGTCGGTCGGCGAGCAGGCCCAGGACCTGGTGCGGCGCACCCGCGCCACCACGGACCTGCCGGTCTGCGTGGGCATCGGCGTCTCCACCGCCGAGCACGCCCAGCAGGTCGCCGGCTTCGCCGACGGGGTGATCGTCGGCTCCGCCTTCGTCAAGCGGATGCTCGACGCCCCGGACGAGGCCGCAGGGCTCGCCGCCGTCCGCGCGCTGGCGGGCGAACTGGCCGAGGGCGTTCGAAAGCGCTGACAGCCGTCGTCATCCGTACGGGTGGACCTGGGACCGGGGAGGCGCTGACGTGCCTCCCCGGTTCGTTTGCGCGGTGTGAGCGAGAACCAAGACCGTAGAAGAGCCGCGCGCGACCGGCTCGCCCAGCAGCGTGAGCAGGACCGGGCGCGGGACCGCCGCCGCCGCACGCTGATCGTCTCGACCGCCGTGGTGGGGGTGCTGGCGCTGGCAGCCGTGATCGGAGTGATGGCGGCCAACGCCGGCAAGAACGACGAGGACAGCGAGGCCGGGCCCGCCGTCACCCCGTCCGGGGCGATGGGCAAGGACGGCCTCGCCCTCCAGGTCGGGGCCGACGACGCCCCGTCCACGCTCACGATCTGGGAGGACTTCCGCTGCCCGGTCTGCGCCCAGTTCGAGAACGCCTTTCGCGACACGATCACGAAGCTCACCGACAGCGGCCGGCTCAAGGTGGAGTACCACCTGGCCACGATCATCGACGGCAATCTCGGCGGAAGCGGTTCGCTGCGCGCGGCCAACGCGGCCGCCTGCGCCCAGGACGCCGGAAAGTTCGCCCCGTACCACGACACCCTCTTCCGCGATCAGCCCGCCGAGACGGACGACGCCTTCGGTGAGAACAGCAAGCTGATCGAGCTGGCCGGCAAGGTGAAGGGCCTGGACACGCCCGCCTTCCGCAGCTGCGTGGAGGACGGCACGCACGACAGCTGGGTCGAGAAGTCCAACAAGGCGTTCACCGAAGGCGGCTTCGAGGGCACACCGACCGCGCTGCTCAACGGCGAGTCGATCTTCCCGAAGAAGGGGAACGAACAGATCTCCGTCGCCAACCTCGAGAAGTGGGTCGCGGAGGCCAACAAGGGCAAGAAACCGGCCACCGTCGGGGCAACTCCCTGACCCGTGCCCATAGCTCCGGGGGTACTCCGCCGGGGCCCCGTTACCCAGAAGTTGCCGGACGGCTTGCCGTACGTCCCGTCCGGCAGGGTAGCGTCGACCCCGTCATGAACCTTGCCTTCATTCCCAGCCCGTCGACCGGCGTGATCGAGCTCGGCCCGATCCCGCTCCGCGGCTACGCGTTCTGCATCATCATCGGTGTCTTCGTCGCCGTCTGGTTCGGCAACAAGCGCTGGATCGCCAGAGGCGGCAAAGCCGGCACCGTCGCCGACATCGCCGTCTGGGCCGTGCCCTTCGGCCTGGTCGGCGGCAGGCTCTACCACGTGATCACCGACTACCAGCTGTACTTCAGCGACGGTGAGAACTGGGTGGACGCCTTCAAGATCTGGGAGGGCGGCCTCGGCATCTGGGGCGCGATCGCCCTCGGCGCGGTCGGCGCGTGGATCGGCTGCCGTCGCCGTGGGATCCCGCTCCCCGCCTGGGCGGACGCACTGGCACCCGGAATCGCCTTCGCCCAGGCGATCGGCCGCTGGGGCAACTGGTTCAACCAGGAGCTGTACGGCAAGCCGACCGACCTTCCCTGGGCGCTGAAGATCAGCGAGGGCACGAACCGGGTCGAGGGCACCTACCACCCGACGTTCCTGTACGAGTCCCTGTGGTGCGTCGGCGTCGCGCTCCTGGTCATCTGGGCGGACCGCCGCTTCAAGCTCGGACACGGGCGGGCCTTCGCGCTGTACGTCGCGGCGTACTGCGCGGGCCGCGGATGGATCGAGTACATGCGCGTCGACGAGGCGCACCACGTGCTGGGCCTCCGGCTCAACGTGTGGACCGCGATCGTCGTGTTCGTGCTGGCCGTCGCCTACATCGTGATCTCGGCGAAGGTGCGCCCCGGCCGCGAGGCGGTCGTCGAGCCCGCCGCGGTGAGCCTGACCAAGGACGACGAGGGCGGCGGCGAGAAGGCGGCCGACGCCTCCGGGGAGACCGGCTCCGAGGAGTCCGCCTCCGGGGAGACCGCCTCCGGGAGCGCCGACGGCTCCGAGGAGGCCGCCGCGCAGGCCCCCGAGGCCGACGGGACCCCGCAGAAGGCCGACAGGAGCTGACGCTCCCCGGCCCCGCGCACACGGCGAAAAGGGGCCGCCGGACCACCACGGTCCGGCGGCCCCTTCGCCGTGTACGGGCCTCATCGGCGCGAGCGCGCCAACGCGAGTGTGCGCTCCGCGGTCGCCACCACAGCCGCGTCGACGAACCTCCCGTCCGGCAGGGCCTGCGCCCCCGCCTCGGCCCGGGACGCCTCCACGATCTGCTCCGCCGCCTCCACCTCCCGTGACGTCGGCCGGAACGCCCGCTCGATCACCGGAAGCTGCCGGGGGTGGATCGCCGCCCGGCCGAGCAGCCCGAGATCCCTCCCGTGCGCACAGGACGACCGCAGCCCCGACAGGTCCCGGACATCCGTGTACACCGACATCACGGGCGGGTCCAGCCCCGCCGCCCGGGCGGCGACCACCACACGGCTGCGCGGCCAGTCGAGACCGGCGTCGTCCCGCACCCCCAGGTCCGCCCGGAGATCCGCCTCGCCCAGCGCCACCCCCCGTACGGAGTGATGTGCCCCCGCGATCGAGTACGCGTGCTCGATCGCCAGCGCCGACTCCAGCAGCGGATACAGCGGCACACCAGGAGCCAGGGCCGCGACATGGTGCACGGACGCCGCATGCGTGATCTTCGGAAGCCGCATCCCGGACAGCCCCGCCAGCCCCGCCAGCGCCTTCACGTCGTCCTCGCCGTGGACCCGGACATGGACCGGCACCGCCATCGGGTCCGCGGTGACCGGATCCGAGAGGAGCTCCGCCGTCGCCGACCGCGCGTACTCCTTACGGTCCGGTGCGACCGCGTCCTCCAGGTCGATGATCACCACATCCGCGCCCGAGCCGAGCGCCTTGCGGACCACCTCGGGCCGGTCCCCGGGAACGTACAGCCAGGTCAGCGCCACCGCCGGGCCGTTCACAGCGCCCCCTCGTCCCGCAGCGCGGCGACCGCGGGGGCGGAGAGGCCGAGCTCCGCCAGGATCGCGTCCGTGTCCGCCCCGTGAGGCCGCCCGGCCCAGCGGATCGCCCCCGGCGTCTCCGAGAGGCGGAACAGCACGTTCTGCATCCGCAGCGGCCCCAGCTCGGGGTCGTCGACCTCGGTGATCGTGCCCAGCGCCCGGTACTGGGGGTCCTCCATCACATCCCGTACGTCGTTGATCGGCGCGATCGCCGCCTCGGCCTTCTCGAAGGCGTCCACCGCCTCCTCCCTGGTGCGCCGGGCGATCCAGTGGCCCACCGCCTCGTCGAGTTCGTCCGCGTGCTCGGCGCGGGTGGTCCCGGCGGAGAACCATGGTTCCTCGATCAGCTCCGGACGCCCCACCAGCCGCATCACGCGTTCCGCGACCGACTGGGCGGAGGTCGAGACGGCGACCCAGTGGCCGTCGGAGGTGCGGTAGGTGTTGCGCGGGGCGTTGTTGCGGGAGCGGTTCCCGGTCCGCGGCTGGACGTACCCGAGCTGGTCGTACCAGAGCGGCTGCGGCCCCAGCACGGTGAGGATCGGCTCGATGATCGCCATGTCCACCACCTGCCCCTGCCCGGTGAGACCGCGCCCGGACAGCGCCGTCATCACCGCGTAGGCCGTGGCGAGCGCCGCGATCGAATCGGCCAGGCCGAACGGCGGCAGGGTCGGCGGCCCGTCCGGCTCCCCGGTGACGGCGGCGAAGCCGCTCATCGCCTCGGCGAGCGTGCCGAAGCCGGGCCGGTGCGCGTAGGGGCCGGTCTGCCCGAAGCCGGTGACCCTGGCCAGCACCAGCCGGGGGTTGACGGCGCGGAGCTCCTCCCAGCCCAGCCCCCAGCGCTCCAGGGTCCCGGGCCGGAAGTTCTCGATGATCACATCGGTGTCCGCGGCCAGCCTCAGCAGCACGTCCCGGCCGCCGGGGGCGGACAGGTCGAGGGTCAGCGTGCGCTTGTTCCGGCCGAGCAGCTTCCACCACAGGCCGATCCCGTCCTTCGCGGGGCCGTGGCCGCGCGAGGGATCGGGCTTGCGCGGATGCTCGACCTTGATGACCTCGGCCCCGAAGTCCCCGAGCATGGTGGCCGCGAGAGGCCCGGCGAAGAGGGTGGCGAGGTCCAGGACCCGCAGGCCGGAGAGGGGAGCGGTCGTCGTACTCACAGGGCATCGATCTCGCTTCGGTACGGCATGGACGTGGACGCGCCCGGTTTCTGCACACAGAGCGCCGCGGCGGAGGACGCCCAGGCCAGCGCCTCCGGCACGGACCGGCCCTCGCCGAGTGCCACGGCGAGCGTGCCGACGAAGGTGTCCCCGGCGCCGGTCGTGTCGACGGCGGTGACCTCGGGGGCGGGGAATAGGACCGGTTCGCCGCCGCGTGCCGCGTACAGGCACCCTTTCCCGCCGAGCGTGATCACGACCTCGGGGACCTGTCGCAGCAGGATCTGGGCCGCGGCGTGCGGTTCCGCGTATCCGGTGAGCGCGGCGGCCTCGTGCTCGTTGGGGATCAGCAGGTCGACGTCGTCCAGGAGTCCGGTCGGCAGCGGCTGCACGGGGGAGGGGGTGAGGATCGTCCGTACGCCCCGGGCCTTCGCGGTCCGCGCTCCCTCGACCACGACGGAGAGCGGGAGTTCCAGCTGGAGGAGGAGCAGGCCGGCCGCGGCGACGGCGGCTCTCTCCCCGGGGCCCAGCGCGGTCACGGTGCCGTTCGCGCCGGGGATCACCACGATCGCGTTGGACCCCTCGTCGTCGACGACGATGTGCGCGGTGCCGCTGGGCCCGGCGACGGTGTGCAGCAGCTCCGTGTCCACACCGGCGTGCTCCAGGTTCGTCCGGAGCGACGAGCCGTACTCATCGGTCCCGACGGCCCCGATCATCACCACCTCGCCCCCCGCGCGGGCCGCCGCGACGGCCTGGTTGGCCCCCTTGCCGCCGGGGACGGTCCGGAACTCCCGTCCGGTGACGGTCTCCCCGCGTCCGGGCGCCCGGGCGACGTAGGCGACCAGGTCCATGTTGGTGCTGCCGAGCACGGCGATCGCTGTCATGGGCGGCATACCTCCTGATGGGTCAGTTCCGCGAGTGTGTCGAAGCCGATGGAGTCGAAGCCGGGGACGGACGTGGCGAGGCGGTTCTTGAGCGGGGCGGT from Streptomyces sp. QL37 harbors:
- a CDS encoding anthranilate synthase component I, translated to MDLETFRKLAVDRRVIPVSRRLLADGDTPVGLYRKLAAERTGTFLLESAENGRTWSRYSFIGVRSAATLTSVDGQAHWLGTPPVGVPVEGDPLQALRATVETLHTPRDLVGDEGLPPFTGGMVGYLGYDVVRRLERITEHGGDDLKLPELTMLLTSDLAVLDHGNGTVLLIANAINHNDLDTGVDEAYQDAVARLDAMERDLSRPVENAPAALPPSELPPYTALWGGQAFMDAVEDVKERIRAGEAFQVVPSQRFETPCTASALDVYRVLRATNPSPYMYLFRFDGFDVVGSSPEALVKVEDGRAMVHPIAGTRHRGATPQEDQALADELLADPKERAEHLMLVDLGRNDLGRVCEPGSVEVVDFMSVERYSHVMHIVSTVTGRVAEGRGAFDVLTACFPAGTLSGAPKPRALQIIEELEPSRRGLYGGCVGYLDFAGDSDTAIAIRTALLRDGTAYVQAGAGIVADSDPVAEDMECRNKAAAVLRAVHTANRLGAH
- the hisI gene encoding phosphoribosyl-AMP cyclohydrolase produces the protein MTSTPGSTPASNLDPAVAARLKRGPDGLFPAIAQQYDTGEVLMLGWMDDEALHRTLTTGRCTYWSRSRREYWVKGDTSGHIQQVRSVALDCDADTVLVKVDQTGAACHTGDRTCFDKDVLPLTAPR
- the trpC gene encoding indole-3-glycerol phosphate synthase TrpC, producing the protein MSVLDEIIDGVRADLAERQARVSLDELKERAARAPQAKDGVAALRGEGVTVICEVKRSSPSKGALAAIADPAALAADYEAGGASVISVLTEERRFGGSLADLEAVRAKVDIPVLRKDFIVTSYQLWEARAYGADLALLIVAALDQEALVSLIERAESIGLTPLVEAHDEEEAERAVDAGAKIIGVNARNLKDLKVDRSTFERVAPEIPDHIVKVAESGVRGPHDLIAYANAGADAVLVGESLVTGRDPRAAVADLVAAGAHPALRHGRS
- a CDS encoding TIGR02234 family membrane protein, whose product is MEYVSAVPVPQPRARAASAPDSAGSRRSLAAGLLLGAAGATVVLLASGQTWAEGKAAVGGGTLPLSADGQDVTGLPAALAVVGLAALVAVFAVRGGGRLIVAGLLALSGLGAGLSAWSGASDSAALDERAAQTTGNTSATVDALSHTAWPYVTAAGGLLILLAGLLALRYGSRWPAMSGRYERDGTPRPRKAPRTAPDPDRPEELWKALDRGEDPTREA
- a CDS encoding HGxxPAAW family protein, with amino-acid sequence MAGSSHGHTPAAWTGVIISFIGFCIAGLFMVAANTLGFWAGIAVVLLGGVVGLAMKMAGLGMPKESAEMAAARARASRAQITV
- a CDS encoding DUF2752 domain-containing protein gives rise to the protein MRGPGPQAPAPVSRLRRLATPVGVLAAVVGAFGYVATVDPNEPGHYPVCPMLRFTGVFCPGCGGLRSAHAFAHGDLAAALGANALAVVGYGVFAAVWVLWAVRASRGRPLRIGLAPGYWWGVGAVLLVFSVVRNLPFGSALAP
- a CDS encoding TIGR03085 family metal-binding protein → MSTHAKRERLLLADLLEAAGPEAQTLCDGWKTRDLAAHVVVRERRADAAGGIMLGALKNRLERVQAEFAAKPYEELIQLIRTGPPRFSPFGLKQLDEAANTVEFYIHAEDVRRAQPDWSQRDLDPVFADVLWSRTEKTARMLGRRAPVGLVLRRPDGQTAVAHKGTPVVTVTGEPGELLLFAAGRQDAARVELEGDKDALARLHTAELGL
- a CDS encoding cation acetate symporter — encoded protein: MSGAIDARSLAVVIFLAFVAVSLLLCGLAAADQDDPEHFYAGGATLGPVGAGLAIAGDYVSAATLLSTTGSVALAGFDGLLFALATVASLALVMRLFAERLRRKGVFTMGDFLADRLGDGSVRRALGVATLVVLAPLLLVQLTTAGRVMTSMFGLPDGALTGCTVASGALMVCYSAFGGMRGTGYIQILKVAVVLGAVTLLAGLVLARFDWSPFALFDAARAGSGAGGAYARPGLQFGHGLAGGLDLIGFQATLLLGAACMPHIMMRLHPVRDAWTARRAGIWAVGPVALLCVGIVIVGLGASALVGRELLHAADPAGGTSLLMVTSALDPGAAGPRDSPLFALVACAAFATTLAAVAGITLAAASSLARDFTVKSGAQGEGKASSREIRRARWAVVGIGALAVLLSAYTHDRNPQVLLSLSFAAAASVLPPVLLYALFRPRFNARGVRWTVYGTLPLIGILMVLSPAFSGTPIALFPEWDFDVFPLQTPGLVTIPAGFLLGLLGSGKDPDAAPDDRHRHRIRRAPVRDGA